A stretch of the Papaver somniferum cultivar HN1 chromosome 6, ASM357369v1, whole genome shotgun sequence genome encodes the following:
- the LOC113289234 gene encoding putative glucan endo-1,3-beta-glucosidase GVI encodes MANNNPIPMKIVLFSWVSFFAVSAAIQIGINYGDKGDNLPSPDAVPTILQQHNIQRVRIFNPNLSFLRAINNSLIEVVLGTLNEDVLTLASDASYATSWINTNIIPFTNVNFKYISIGNEIMFPGNYANSLVAAIQNLDAALKAANRPIPVTTAIDMHPIAVSYPPSVGRFTDDSAPIFRSLASFLNTNGYPLLVNAYPYFAYLGSGGVSLDYVLFNTTDVVVQDGEYGYKNILYAMVDAIYAALEKLDAPDVRIVVAETGWPWSGNDVATIDYASMYNNNLISQLTSTTGTPRRPSVELETYIFSLFNEDLKPEGTERSWGILTHDGDEMYHVNFP; translated from the exons ATGGCTAACAATAATCCTATTCCGATGAAAATAGTCCTCTTcagttgggtttccttcttcgcAGTTTCAGCAG CTATACAGATTGGAATTAATTATGGAGATAAGGGTGACAATCTCCCTTCTCCAGACGCAGTCCCAACCATACTCCAACAACATAACATCCAACGTGTGCGCATCTTCAATCCAAATCTCAGTTTTCTAAGGGCGATAAACAATTCTCTCATCGAAGTAGTCCTAGGAACACTTAATGAAGATGTTCTGACGCTCGCAAGTGACGCGTCCTATGCAACGTCATGGATCAACACCAATATCATTCCATTCACAAATGTGAATTTCAAATACATATCAATTGGTAATGAAATTATGTTCCCTGGGAACTACGCAAATTCTTTAGTTGCAGCGATTCAAAATCTCGATGCTGCTCTTAAAGCTGCCAATAGACCAATTCCCGTTACAACCGCTATCGATATGCACCCAATAGCAGTGTCATATCCACCTTCTGTAGGGAGATTTACGGATGATTCAGCACCGATATTTAGATCCCTTGCATCATTCCTTAACACCAATGGGTACCCTCTCCTTGTGAATGCTTACCCTTACTTCGCTTACCTTGGCTCTGGAGGTGTAAGTTTGGATTATGTATTGTTCAACACCACCGATGTTGTTGTCCAAGATGGTGAATATGGATACAAGAATATCCTTTATGCTATGGTTGATGCAATTTATGCAGCACTAGAGAAATTGGATGCGCCCGATGTTCGGATTGTCGTGGCTGAAACAGGTTGGCCTTGGTCAGGGAACGATGTGGCGACGATAGACTATGCTTCAATGTACAATAACAATTTGATTTCTCAATTAACATCAACAACAGGTACACCAAGGAGACCTAGTGTTGAACTAGAAACATACATATTTTCTTTGTTTAATGAAGATCTCAAACCTGAAGGAACCGAAAGAAGTTGGGGTATTTTAACTCATGATGGAGATGAAATGTACCATGTTAATTTTCCGTAg